The genomic segment AATCGACTGCTAAACTTCCTGAAAGTTCATCTTGTCCGCCAAGTATGTTCATCATCATAACTGCAATAATGGCTCCTGAAGAAGAAACGGCTACTAATCCAAAACTGTCTTTTTCAGATGCTTTTCCATTTTTTTTCAAATTCGATACACCTAAAGCTAAAGCCAACATAAACGGAACAGTTAAAGCACCTGTAGTCGCTCCAGAAGCGTCAAAGGCGATGGCTAAAAATTCATTTGATGTAAATAATGAAAGAATAAAAATAACAAAATAAATTCCTGTTAATAATTTGTATAAAGGAATATTAAACACGATCCGTAACAAACCAATGGTCATCATAATTGCAATCCCGATCGAAACATAAATCAGTATACTTGAGTTATTGATGAGTCCTCCTGTTACGTCTGAGATTTGATTTGCTAAAATATGCAGATCAGGTTCAGCTATTGAAATAAAGAAGCCTAACACGATCCCCGCCACAGCAACAATCCAAACCTTATTACTTTTAGCAATTCCTTTTCCTAGATTGGTCCCGATCGGGGTGATCCCTATATCCGTTCCTAATAAGAAAATTGCTAGTCCTATTACTACAAATAAAGCACCTAATAAGAAACGCAGTAATAAATTCGTTTCAAGTGGCGCTATGGTAAAATGCAATATCAAAACGATTGCAACAATTGGTAAAACTGAGAGCAACACTTCTTTAAATTTTTCTGTAAGTATATTCAAATAAACGACACATCCTTCCTAATTTTGGTAGTTCCGTCTTTACTTAATGAGAATTGCTGAAGAAAACAAAAAGATGATTTGCCGTCCTTTTATCTATTCGTTTAACATGAAAGTTTTTTGCTTTCATCAACCACTCATGCAAGCACCCACTTTACTACCCATAATAAATTGTACCATAAAATTGACTAAAAATAAAATCTGTATTCCTACACGTTGAATCTATATATTGAAAAAGAGTGGCTGTAGACTAGATAAATAGACAAAAAAAGCCGGACTTCTTAAGTTAGAAGCCCGACTTTTTTCATTAAGGTCTTATAAAGTAGGACCTTGATTATTTGTTTATTTATTTTCTTTATCCATTTTTTTATCTAATTTAGCCAATTGGCTTTTAGCAAAGTCACGTCCACCGACACCAAATGCAATAGCAAAGGCAACAGACAAAGCACCTAAGATCAAGATAAAGGCTAAGTTAACAATACTTGTAGCAAATTTTAATTGATCTAATGCCATAAAGACAGATAAAACAATTAAAATGTATTTCAACGTTTCGCCGGCAAATTTATTCCCAGTTGATTTTGAAATGAATCCTCCAAGTACCGTTCCACCTACAACACCGATTCCTAAAATAACTAATGCACTAAGGACTAATGGCAAGTAAGCGATGATTGCTGAACCAATAGTGTTTAAGACTTCTAAGTTTAAGACATTTAATGCTTCAACTAGGAAGAACACGCCGATAACTACAGCAACGATTTGACCAATAATTTTAGCTAAGTCAAAGTTCATATTACCTAAGTTTTTAACGTATTTTGTTAAATTATTGATACCTGAGCTTGAAAGTAAGTCAGTCAACATTTCACCAACAAATTTAGCAATAACGATTCCTACAGCTAATAAGATGATCGCTACAATAATATTTGGAATAGCAGCTAAAATTTGGTTCAATACTTCTACGATTGGACGAGAAATGGAATCAATATTTAATGTTTCTAAAGCAATCGTTACGATTGGAATCAAGATAACAATGTAAACAATGTTTCCTAATACTTTAGCCATTGTACTCTTTTGTCCTGCAGAAGGTGTAGCTGGTTTTTCTGAACTAGAACTTGTAAACTTCGATACCCATTTATCGATATTTAAAGTTACAGCTAAATTGTAAACTAAATTTTTAACAAAACGAGCAACGAATACGCCAATAGCAATAATCACTACTGCAGCGAATAAGTTAGGCAAGAAATTCAACGCCGTGTCAAACATATTAGAGATTGGTCGAGCGACCGCATCTAATCCCAACATACCTAAAATACCAGGTAAGAATAATAACCATACTAAGAAATAAAGGACTTGTGATAGGGAGTCGATGGTTTTGTCGGCTTGTTCTTGTGAATTCGTTACACCCCATTTGGTTAATAGTCTGCCAAATCCGGCTGCTTTCAACCCTTTTTGAACAGCTTTCTTAACTAATGTAGCGATAATCCAAGCTAGCAATAATAGCAAGACAGCTCCTAGTAGCGTCGGCAGAAAATCAAAAAATGAATGTAGTCCCGAATTAAATGAATCTGATACATTGTTCATACTTAACATCTCCTCTTTTTTATAATGTTTTGCTTTACAATTACTAGTATAGCGGATGTCTATTTTTTAACAAAATAATATGCATTATCTAATTCATTACTTCTTGAGAAAACAAGTTTGAATACCTATTCTATCAGTATCTATAAGGCTTTAACCATTGACTTCACTAAACAACATTGTTATATTTTAACAAGTAACGTTTCTACTATAATAGATAAAAAGAGGTGTATGATTATTAAAAAAAATCGGCTTGAAACAGAGTCTATTCCTAAATTATTAGTAGAATTTTCAATACCTGCAATCATAGGAATGTTGGTTAATGCCATTTACAATATTGTGGACCGCATATTTATTGGAAATGATCCCGAATTAGGTTCATTAGGATTAGCAGCTGTTTCCATTACTTATCCTGTCACCTTAGTCTTACTTGCATTTGCATTAATGGTTGGTGTTGGAGGATCCACACGTTTCTCGATTAGTTTAGGAAGAAAGGAAAATGAAAAGGCCAAGTTTTTTTTAGGTAACGGTGTAACTTTAGCTA from the Carnobacterium inhibens subsp. inhibens DSM 13024 genome contains:
- a CDS encoding mechanosensitive ion channel → MNNVSDSFNSGLHSFFDFLPTLLGAVLLLLLAWIIATLVKKAVQKGLKAAGFGRLLTKWGVTNSQEQADKTIDSLSQVLYFLVWLLFLPGILGMLGLDAVARPISNMFDTALNFLPNLFAAVVIIAIGVFVARFVKNLVYNLAVTLNIDKWVSKFTSSSSEKPATPSAGQKSTMAKVLGNIVYIVILIPIVTIALETLNIDSISRPIVEVLNQILAAIPNIIVAIILLAVGIVIAKFVGEMLTDLLSSSGINNLTKYVKNLGNMNFDLAKIIGQIVAVVIGVFFLVEALNVLNLEVLNTIGSAIIAYLPLVLSALVILGIGVVGGTVLGGFISKSTGNKFAGETLKYILIVLSVFMALDQLKFATSIVNLAFILILGALSVAFAIAFGVGGRDFAKSQLAKLDKKMDKENK